CGACATAGGAGCGGTGTCATAGGTAATATCAGGAACGACgtaaccagaggtaatcttttatttccgctaaaagatttttgggttttggttctaCCTACTATTCACTCCCCCTCTGATAGACGTGgttaactctgtttcgatcctatATAAGGTAtactatataactttttattagaagagagaaaaaatatctcttaatcaagagatagtctcttgcacatattttaatgttaagCGAGAACGAATTGTAGGGTCATTTGTACTATGAGTATATTTGCTAAGAGCTAGACTATTgaagaaattgttttttagaATACTTAGAGATAGTATGTTATCTATATTGTCGGAGGTGGCCTAAAAGTGAGATGATAAAAGTGACCAGAAACGCAATCTACTTCTTTTGGCTAGAGTAATAGTACGTTGATGATACTAGTGAGGCTAAATGGAGTTGGGCTGATTTTTCTAGTGAGGCTAAATGGACTTGGGCTGATTTTTCTAGAGGGCCGAATTATCCGATTTTCATACGCAGACTAATTTGCTTATGAACTCAGCTTCTACGTGTTGGCCCAGAAAGCTTACGGGTGAAAATGGTACTCAATCTATCGAATACATTTGCGTGTTATaccgatgtttttttttacgattctgtaaagaaataatttttctgACCGTTTTGGCTGGAATTTCAAAAAAGTATTATCTCCATTATAATATGTCCTAGCACTCAttcaattcatatatttaattcgtatagatactaataaatctgatcacatatataaaactatctCCATTATAATATGTCCTTGCACTCATTcaattcatatggatattaataaatctgattcatatataaaaatattcattaaTTTATGGGTGAATATGGATAGTGTCAAAACATCTCATGGAACGAGGATATCATTTAGGTATGTAAAGAAAACATACCACAACctttatgttttattagcGTTGATGCTATATTATTGGTACAAGTTCAATTCAGTTGCACGCTGTTTTGAATTTTCACTAATACGCTATATGgtttttatttacaatgaAATATAACCATGACTTGTTTGCTTTTATGAGATGTTGATTTCGAGGCTCCATTCCAATAATTTTAACAACAATACATTTTGCATTATGTAGGTTATTTACATGTGCTCTAATTAGCTCTATTCTAAGTTTACGATGCTATCATGAACAACATGATACTATGCGTAATGGAGTTACACTCTTGAATTTGGTAGCCAAAGAACTGTTATCCTACTTTTAGGATGGTGTAGTAACTTCATAATTACGTGCTAGAATCTACGTGATTTTCTAAAGGCTATTTAGTCTATCATTTATTGGAAGGAGAGCTAGGTATTTGTCCTCAGGGGCAGATTTGGCAGCCCCGCTACCTCTGTTAAAACCGTTAGAACCCTCACAAAaacccctataaaatttatcacaaatatcaataaaaaggGAGGGCTGAAACTTCATCTAGTTTATTCAGAGCCTCCTAATATTATTGGCTGGATCCGCCACTGTTTGTCCTATCACCTTATTCGCATTTTTAGTTCTGAGTTGAATTAGCTGTGTCTAACAGATAGATGCTAGAGATACAACACATttctattatctaaaaataattccaataattttatttttagttatttctAATGTTCCGGTCGTAACACTATAGTTGTAGTTTTTGACTTTGCCGTCCTGATTATGTTAGAGGAGAAAAAACAGTaacaaaaaatgtttttgtcGTTTTTGTTTCTACTGTCTGGACCGTTTTCATCCTACTTAGAAAGCTGTTGTCTGTTACTCCCTCCTATTTGATGTCGTTTGAACTACATTTGCCTGTTTaacttattcaattttttttacaaatttacaaaattataggtTATGCATAAAGcgtctttagtaataaataaaatcataataaaataattaataatcatgtaatttttaaataaaataaatgatcaaacacaaataaaaaagttaattaacgTCCTAAAATAACAAAGTACAGGAGTAATTCATTTCCCAGCACTGCCCTGGTCATCATTTCCctgttttgtttattaaaaaagatatatcctctttttcttgttttcttctgtatatatactatataaacaaaaaacccATGCCATGTTCCCGTTCTGTGAAAATATCCAATCGCACAAATATCTGCACCTTGCCGCGACGGCCTTTCTCGCGGAGCCATTTCTAAGCTTATCTCTAATTCTCTATCACGTAAAAATGCGTGGAACGGCAGAGCCATCCACTTCAGTCCTTCGCTAGCTCTTCCAACCAGGCCTcatccgccatggccgcctccttcctccgccctctcctcccctcgaAACCCTTCCTCTCCACTACTCCCAGACCTTATCTCCCAGCTAGTACTCCAGCCACCGCCCTGCGCTGCACCGTGGCGCCCAAGCCGGTCACTGGCTCGACCCCGAAGCCCAGCCAAGATGAGGCCAATAATAACAAGGAGCAAGAAGAACCCAatgcctccgccaccgccgccgatgcAACCCCGGACGAGGCAGGCACCAACCCGCACCGCATCCCCGACGACGAGACGCCACCGTCCGCGACAGCGACCACGTCGTTCGCCGTCGCGCGGCGCGTGCCGTCGGCCATCTCCCCGGACCGGCGCCAGCGGCGGACGGCGTTGACGCAGGGGGAGCCGCCCAACTACGAGATCGGGTGGAAGCGCACCAAGGAGCTTCCGCTGGAGAAGCCCAAGGGGTGGGCCATCGCCGACTTCATGGAGAAGCTGGAGGGCCTGATGGCGCGCGGGCGGTACGGGTCGGGCGAGCTGCTGGGCACGGTCGCCGGAGTGGTGacggagcgcgcgcgggaggaggccgagATCCTCgtggcggagggcggcgtggaggagcgCGTCGTCACGGAGCTCCTCCGCGTGCTGCGGCTGGTGGAGATGGACGTGGAGATGGTCAAGGCCGCCGTCAAGGAGGAGACCGTCAAGGAGCGCGTCGagacggcgcgcgcgcgctgccgcCAGGCCATCCTCGTCGCGCTCTCGCTGTGACGGCCGGCCGGACCGCTCGCGctggctccggcggcggcgccgagctgTAGACGCTTCTGCATCACAATACTGCCACTGAATCCTGAAATTCTGATAGCTTTTGCTGAGAAGTGACGACGGGGCGCTGCATTGCCACCGCCTTTGTACAGTTGCACGAGGCATAGACGAGTAGTATTATACCGGTAATTCAGATTGTCATGCATCTTTGCCTCACCTCGTTCTCTGTACTCTCGTAGCGTTTGCAATCAAACGATGAAGCGATACACCAGAAACGGACTGATTTACTAGTGATTAGTCATCATGACGGCCAAACATCTCAAGCCGATCGAGGAGCTTTGCCAGAATTGCACTTGCATAATTTCAGCGGCCAAACATGGCAAGCAGTGGAACTACGCTTTGCCTTTGTACAGTCTTGCAGTAATACTACGTGCGCATTTTAATAGGTGATGCAATTGACTCTTTGACacatatttaaccattcatcttattcattttttaaaaaaattacaaagatGTAACTTACAATTGaaacatatttaataataaatacaaatggTAATTATGTAACTTTTTGATAATTTAATATGGATTGAGTAATAATTGCGATGGTACGCATGGCCTGCGTGAATCACCCAGTCATCCTGACATGGCCGGCCTTTTCAGTTCGAAATGTCATCTCCTCGAGGCATTCTCAgcccaatgactaggatgtgtc
This is a stretch of genomic DNA from Oryza brachyantha chromosome 1, ObraRS2, whole genome shotgun sequence. It encodes these proteins:
- the LOC102705022 gene encoding uncharacterized protein LOC102705022, with product MAASFLRPLLPSKPFLSTTPRPYLPASTPATALRCTVAPKPVTGSTPKPSQDEANNNKEQEEPNASATAADATPDEAGTNPHRIPDDETPPSATATTSFAVARRVPSAISPDRRQRRTALTQGEPPNYEIGWKRTKELPLEKPKGWAIADFMEKLEGLMARGRYGSGELLGTVAGVVTERAREEAEILVAEGGVEERVVTELLRVLRLVEMDVEMVKAAVKEETVKERVETARARCRQAILVALSL